The following proteins are encoded in a genomic region of Cervus elaphus chromosome 15, mCerEla1.1, whole genome shotgun sequence:
- the LOC122709318 gene encoding uncharacterized protein LOC122709318, giving the protein MASCAGEEAVAPAIPPLRPSDQFHLFVSYSSVDAVWTHGLTGRLEAELPGLRVCLHERDFTPGRNVLENMAGCIQQSQKVMLVLSEDFVQSRWCLLEADLSLVGSCLERKPVLPVLLRPCRVPLHLSHLTYLEATDSRFYQKLVQLLCTPNQRLARPPALRSAPALYSGKALLTLDCINRDSLPSWKVGSFSTLAVPDPLKEVLEDPELYKRAVGILNGMRSPRCLLRYLGCRVILAIVLILLSVASLFLPFIFGAWQKQPAQQLLVICANVFFCPFFMILSVNTLCWLRRSSKRTLRELAGRVGEANLLLAPHSVLMGCETKNKLYFVYVLLGDCKRAFLGAPEGEAAFQEAILRFASSYACCLAHGHFPQWEEAAGAPGHLEVGLCFCQFVSLQLRRLGGQGVELNPV; this is encoded by the coding sequence ATGGCTTCCTGCGCCGGGGAGGAAGCCGTGGCCCCGGCCATCCCCCCGCTGAGGCCCAGCGATCAGTTCCACCTGTTTGTGAGCTACAGCAGCGTGGACGCCGTGTGGACCCACGGGCTCACTGGCCGCCTGGAGGCCGAGCTCCCGGGGCTGAGGGTGTGCCTGCACGAGCGGGACTTCACGCCCGGCAGGAACGTGCTGGAGAACATGGCGGGCTGCATCCAGCAGAGCCAGAAGGTGATGCTGGTGCTGAGCGAGGACTTCGTGCAGAGCCGCTGGTGCCTCCTGGAGGCCGACCTGTCCCTCGTGGGCTCCTGCCTGGAGAGGAAGCCGGTCCTCCCCGTCCTGCTGCGGCCCTGCCGGGTCCCGCTGCACCTCAGCCACCTGACCTACCTGGAGGCCACGGACAGCCGCTTCTACCAGAagctggtgcagctgctgtgCACCCCCAACCAGCGCCTGGCGCGCCCCCCGGCCCTGCGCTCGGCCCCCGCCCTCTACAGCGGGAAGGCCCTGCTGACCCTGGACTGCATCAACAGGGACAGCCTGCCCTCGTGGAAGGTGGGCAGCTTCAGCACGCTGGCCGTGCCGGACCCCCTGAAGGAGGTGCTGGAGGACCCTGAGCTGTACAAGCGAGCCGTGGGCATCCTGAACGGCATGCGCTCGCCCCGCTGCCTCCTGCGTTATCTGGGCTGCAGGGTCATCCTTGCCATAGTCCTGATTCTCCTCTCCGTGGCCTCGCTGTTCTTACCCTTCATCTTTGGGGCCTGGCAAAAACAGCCAGCTCAGCAGCTCCTCGTGATCTGCGCCAATGTATTTTTCTGCCCCTTTTTCATGATCTTAAGCGTCAACACCCTGTGCTGGCTCCGAAGGTCTTCCAAGAGGACCCTGCGGGAGCTGGCGGGCCGCGTCGGGGAGGCCAACCTGCTGCTGGCGCCGCACTCGGTGCTCATGGGCTGCGAGACCAAGAACAAGCTCTACTTCGTGTACGTGCTGCTGGGCGACTGCAAGCGGGCCTTCCTGGGCGCCCCCGAGGGCGAGGCCGCGTTCCAGGAGGCCATCCTGCGGTTCGCCTCCAGCTACGCCTGCTGCCTCGCCCACGGGCACTTCCCACAGTGGGAGGAGGCCGCGGGggcccctggccacctggaggtGGGCCTGTGCTTCTGCCAGTTCGTGTCTCTGCAGCTGAGGAGACTCGGCGGGCAGGGGGTCGAGTTGAACCCCGTGTGA